A genomic stretch from Bradyrhizobium quebecense includes:
- a CDS encoding recombinase family protein, with product MLISSTVADERLTTAHRAKLAYVYVRQSSVNQVRQHQESTELQYRLVDRAIGLGWPPERVQVIDEDLGKSGAGGVDRHGFQKLIAEIGLGNAGLVVSLDASRLARNNRDWHQLLELCSVFGVLIADGERLYDPRAYHDRLLLGLSGIMSEAELHQLRMRLHQGERQKAARGELRLPLPAGLAYDRAGTIVLNPDEEVRARLHLVFAKFRELQSARRVMRYLDRNGLSLPVRPLLGPSPHEIVWRAPDSTRVLNILQNPAYAGAYVYGRRQKDPSRCRRGSLTGTVKVAIADWAVCLHAAHPGYISWEEFMANQGRLADNVCRYEAGHSGVPRKGAALLQGIAVCGRCGRRMSMRYTGPNADYPVYCCRSDRDQQGSAMCQEVRALAVDALVERIVLDALVPDQIEIALAAAGQLEQESRQLERQWALRVERARYEAERARRQYDAVEPENRLVARSLERAWEERLRVAEAVEQEHARWRGQEPLLIGPAECAGLQALGENLPRIWNAATTSAADRKRILRFVIREVVLDQKRTRGQVWLKIVWQTGATSEHHVQRRVQTYRDYIDIDRLRQRIVELNAEHKMDAEIAAILNQEGFVAARGCAFKGENVWLLRTRWGIPTVKINGVDKNPMRWPDGSFSIQGAAAELGVTPQTVFDYLARELLAGRQLAKGQPWQIELSDDQIRQLRNRVRRTKRSKKEAS from the coding sequence GTGCTGATCAGCTCGACCGTCGCTGACGAGCGGCTCACGACGGCTCACCGAGCCAAGTTGGCCTATGTCTACGTGCGGCAGTCATCCGTGAACCAGGTGCGCCAGCATCAGGAGAGCACCGAGCTGCAGTACCGCCTTGTCGATCGCGCCATCGGTCTGGGCTGGCCGCCCGAGCGCGTCCAGGTGATTGACGAGGATCTGGGCAAATCCGGTGCTGGCGGCGTGGACCGTCATGGTTTCCAGAAGCTCATTGCCGAGATCGGCCTTGGCAACGCCGGTCTCGTGGTGAGTCTCGACGCTTCGCGCTTGGCCCGCAATAACCGGGACTGGCATCAGCTTCTCGAACTGTGCTCGGTATTTGGCGTGCTGATTGCGGATGGCGAGCGGCTTTACGATCCGCGCGCCTATCACGACCGCCTGCTGTTGGGCCTGTCCGGCATCATGAGCGAGGCGGAGCTGCATCAGCTTCGGATGCGCCTTCACCAAGGGGAACGGCAGAAGGCGGCGCGGGGCGAACTGCGGCTGCCGCTGCCGGCCGGGCTCGCCTACGATCGAGCGGGCACAATTGTTCTCAATCCGGATGAGGAGGTGCGCGCCCGTCTTCATCTCGTGTTTGCTAAATTCCGGGAACTGCAAAGTGCGCGCCGTGTGATGCGCTACTTGGACAGGAATGGATTGTCCTTGCCGGTTCGGCCGCTGCTTGGACCTTCTCCACACGAGATCGTCTGGCGTGCGCCAGATAGCACACGCGTCCTTAATATCCTTCAGAATCCGGCCTATGCTGGGGCGTATGTTTATGGCCGCCGGCAAAAGGACCCGAGCCGATGCCGGCGGGGATCGCTGACGGGAACGGTCAAGGTAGCGATCGCGGATTGGGCGGTTTGCCTCCACGCCGCTCACCCAGGCTATATCAGCTGGGAGGAGTTCATGGCCAACCAGGGGCGATTGGCAGATAACGTCTGCCGCTATGAGGCAGGTCACTCTGGCGTACCGCGCAAGGGGGCAGCCCTGTTACAAGGAATTGCGGTCTGCGGTCGTTGTGGACGGCGCATGAGCATGCGCTACACGGGCCCGAATGCCGACTATCCGGTCTATTGCTGCCGCTCGGATCGGGACCAGCAAGGCAGTGCAATGTGCCAGGAAGTCCGGGCCTTGGCGGTTGACGCGCTGGTCGAGCGGATAGTCCTCGACGCCCTGGTGCCGGATCAGATTGAGATCGCACTCGCAGCCGCGGGCCAACTGGAGCAGGAGAGCCGTCAGCTCGAGCGCCAGTGGGCGCTTCGCGTGGAGCGCGCCCGCTACGAGGCCGAGCGCGCTCGGCGCCAGTATGACGCCGTAGAGCCCGAGAACCGTCTTGTGGCGCGCTCACTTGAGCGGGCTTGGGAAGAGAGGCTGCGTGTCGCAGAGGCGGTCGAGCAGGAGCATGCGCGTTGGCGCGGGCAAGAGCCGCTTCTGATTGGCCCGGCGGAATGCGCAGGGCTACAAGCGCTCGGCGAGAACCTGCCGCGGATTTGGAACGCGGCCACCACGTCGGCAGCCGATCGCAAGCGCATTCTGCGATTTGTGATCCGCGAAGTCGTTCTTGATCAGAAGCGGACCCGAGGTCAGGTGTGGCTCAAGATCGTCTGGCAGACCGGTGCAACCAGCGAGCATCACGTGCAACGGCGCGTTCAGACATACCGTGATTACATCGACATTGATCGGTTGCGGCAACGGATCGTCGAGTTGAATGCTGAACACAAAATGGATGCCGAGATCGCGGCAATACTCAATCAGGAAGGCTTCGTCGCGGCTCGAGGCTGCGCCTTCAAAGGCGAGAATGTCTGGCTGTTGCGTACCCGCTGGGGCATTCCCACCGTCAAAATCAACGGCGTGGACAAGAATCCGATGCGCTGGCCCGATGGAAGCTTCTCAATTCAGGGCGCAGCGGCTGAGCTTGGAGTGACCCCGCAGACGGTGTTCGATTATCTCGCGCGGGAATTGCTGGCAGGTCGTCAGTTAGCCAAAGGCCAGCCATGGCAGATCGAGCTCTCAGACGACCAAATCCGTCAGCTTCGCAATCGGGTACGACGCACCAAGCGTTCGAAGAAGGAGGCATCATGA